One genomic window of Lynx canadensis isolate LIC74 chromosome F2, mLynCan4.pri.v2, whole genome shotgun sequence includes the following:
- the ZNF706 gene encoding zinc finger protein 706: MARGQQKIQSQQKNAKKQAGQKKKQGHDQKAAAKAALIYTCTVCRTQMPDPKTFKQHFESKHPKTPLPPELADVQA, translated from the exons ATGGCTCGTGGACAGCAGAAGATTCAGTCGCAGCAGAAAAATGCCAAAAAGCAAGCtggacaaaagaagaaacaaggacATGACCAAAAGGCTGCTGCCAAAGCTGCCTTAATATATACCTGCACTGTCTGTAGG acacAAATGCCAGACCCTAAGACCTTCAAGCAGCACTTTGAAAGCAAGCATCCTAAGACTCCACTTCCTCCAGAATTGGCTGATGTTCAGGCATAA